A genome region from Clostridium pasteurianum includes the following:
- a CDS encoding DUF2691 family protein, producing MIGLDIKVKNEYNNYIHKIFDGIDLSNYMCQINFDDSLYLQNGKIGQDIFKTNILNGDVFLKCIPKDEYYIIFSDIKIYPIDSKFDEIKTFEDFMKSNCQMVFLCTDSTFIQFYSKDEVALDKVYSNCINNNFEDIKYIDAEDALKRNLIAW from the coding sequence ATGATTGGATTAGATATTAAAGTTAAAAATGAATATAACAATTATATACATAAAATTTTTGATGGTATTGATTTATCTAATTATATGTGTCAGATAAATTTTGATGACTCTTTATATTTACAAAATGGTAAAATAGGACAAGACATTTTTAAAACCAATATTTTAAATGGGGATGTTTTTTTGAAATGTATACCAAAAGATGAGTATTATATAATATTTTCTGATATAAAAATATATCCTATAGATAGTAAGTTTGATGAAATTAAGACATTTGAAGATTTTATGAAAAGCAATTGCCAAATGGTTTTTCTTTGTACGGACTCAACATTTATTCAATTTTATAGTAAAGATGAAGTTGCATTGGATAAAGTATATAGTAATTGTATAAATAATAATTTTGAAGATATTAAATATATAGATGCCGAAGATGCACTAAAAAGAAATTTAATTGCTTGGTGA
- a CDS encoding DUF2691 family protein, whose amino-acid sequence MRGISFKTKESYGNILCGILFGIDANKFCWYISEDEIYDEKDKPIFEKGYVDGATFLRKIQEKSYMVMFANIKAYPSGCKPIDVKNYDEFVKSKCELVILCSDLYYYEIYAKDTLMIETIKNNAIKNGMYDIEYITKENDGRTVFSVL is encoded by the coding sequence ATGCGAGGGATTAGTTTTAAAACCAAAGAAAGCTATGGAAACATATTATGTGGGATTCTATTTGGAATTGATGCTAATAAATTTTGCTGGTATATTTCAGAAGATGAGATATATGATGAAAAAGATAAACCAATATTTGAAAAAGGTTATGTTGATGGGGCAACTTTTTTGAGAAAAATACAGGAAAAAAGTTATATGGTTATGTTTGCTAATATAAAAGCATATCCTTCAGGGTGCAAACCTATTGATGTTAAGAATTATGATGAATTTGTAAAAAGTAAATGTGAATTAGTAATTCTATGTTCAGACCTATATTATTATGAAATATATGCAAAGGATACTTTAATGATTGAGACTATTAAAAATAATGCAATAAAAAATGGTATGTATGATATAGAATATATTACTAAAGAGAATGATGGAAGAACTGTTTTTAGTGTTTTATAA
- a CDS encoding HEAT repeat domain-containing protein yields the protein MSSRVNIEDMNLDEKLNKIDEIENRSKFNKIDFEVLEKFSHDINDEVRSKVAEVLIFTDNKQGEEILIDLLDDKDELVRTNACDSLCISKSENVIKLLKNKILRDKSNLVRGYAVASLVDIVIAMDYKIEDMKMFFINVLLREKDNWVKIDVYRGLYMLGDERYLNKLINILNDRNYRNRCSVVNILGALICKENFNVITSALENKFQVEKSEAVKSSIEDIVTKLE from the coding sequence ATGAGTAGTAGAGTAAATATTGAAGATATGAATCTAGATGAAAAATTAAATAAAATAGACGAAATTGAAAATAGAAGTAAATTTAATAAAATTGATTTTGAAGTTTTAGAAAAATTTTCTCATGATATCAATGACGAAGTACGATCTAAGGTAGCAGAGGTTTTAATATTTACAGATAATAAGCAAGGAGAAGAAATATTAATCGATTTATTAGATGATAAGGACGAATTAGTACGAACAAATGCATGTGATTCGCTTTGTATCAGTAAATCAGAGAATGTTATTAAATTATTAAAAAATAAGATTTTAAGAGATAAAAGTAATTTAGTTAGAGGATATGCTGTAGCATCATTAGTTGATATTGTTATTGCAATGGATTATAAAATTGAAGATATGAAAATGTTTTTTATAAATGTACTTCTTAGAGAGAAAGATAATTGGGTAAAAATTGATGTTTATAGAGGGCTATATATGTTGGGGGATGAAAGGTACTTAAATAAACTAATAAATATTCTAAATGATAGAAATTATAGAAATAGATGTTCAGTTGTTAATATATTAGGAGCATTAATTTGTAAAGAAAACTTTAATGTAATTACAAGTGCACTTGAAAATAAGTTTCAAGTAGAGAAGTCTGAGGCTGTAAAATCTTCTATAGAAGATATAGTTACTAAATTAGAGTAG
- a CDS encoding tetratricopeptide repeat protein yields MNLGVCFSRVNKYKEAIAEFDICYAQDNMYQDSLFNKAIALLCMGRYIESLYTSLDLYKINPKDIENLLNIGECYYRLGNLSDAESHFNEVLKSDSLNSKANKFLKKIHAKNK; encoded by the coding sequence ATGAATCTTGGTGTATGTTTTAGCCGAGTAAATAAATACAAAGAGGCAATTGCAGAGTTTGATATTTGTTATGCTCAAGATAATATGTATCAAGATTCGCTGTTTAATAAAGCCATAGCATTACTTTGTATGGGACGATACATTGAATCATTATATACATCGTTAGATTTATATAAAATTAATCCTAAGGATATTGAAAACCTATTAAATATTGGGGAATGTTATTATAGACTTGGTAACTTGAGTGATGCTGAGAGTCATTTTAATGAGGTATTGAAGAGTGATTCTCTAAATAGTAAAGCAAATAAATTTTTAAAGAAGATACATGCCAAAAATAAATAG
- a CDS encoding DeoR/GlpR family DNA-binding transcription regulator: MSNLQREKEIMKLLKETTYATVEHLSQKLFTSPSSIRRDLTDLENRGLVKRTHGGASLLSAKPGMAPFSIRIQENKREKMTIVKTASKLIKHEATIFIDSSSTTFNLGTFLTSDMDLTVFTNNIGLAHFLASKHVRTYCIGGLISDCNNVITIGPFAAEMLNNIYVDMFFFASAALSKAGIITDTNENETAIRKIMLSHSSEKVFLCPYNRFDSIAPYKVTSISNLNYIISEKELPESFMNKFSNITYLY, from the coding sequence ATGAGCAACCTTCAAAGAGAAAAAGAAATCATGAAATTACTCAAAGAAACAACCTATGCTACAGTAGAGCATTTATCTCAAAAACTTTTTACCAGTCCTTCTAGCATACGCAGAGACTTGACGGATTTAGAAAATCGCGGACTTGTAAAAAGAACTCATGGTGGAGCATCTTTACTTTCAGCCAAGCCAGGCATGGCGCCATTTTCCATAAGAATTCAAGAAAACAAACGTGAAAAAATGACTATCGTAAAAACAGCATCAAAACTCATAAAACACGAGGCTACTATTTTTATTGACAGTTCGTCAACCACTTTTAATCTTGGAACATTTTTAACATCCGATATGGATTTAACTGTATTTACAAATAACATTGGCTTGGCACATTTTTTAGCTTCTAAGCACGTGCGCACATACTGCATAGGTGGCTTAATTTCAGACTGCAATAATGTCATTACAATAGGTCCCTTCGCCGCCGAAATGTTAAACAATATATATGTAGATATGTTCTTCTTCGCTTCTGCTGCATTATCAAAAGCTGGCATTATTACCGATACTAATGAAAATGAGACAGCTATCCGTAAAATAATGCTGTCCCATTCAAGCGAAAAAGTATTCCTATGTCCTTATAATCGTTTTGATTCAATTGCTCCATACAAAGTAACAAGTATTTCAAATTTAAATTATATAATTTCAGAAAAAGAACTTCCTGAATCGTTTATGAATAAATTTAGTAATATAACCTATTTATATTAA
- a CDS encoding RtcB family protein, whose amino-acid sequence MFEIKGKINTALCYAKVVEDEAIEQIRRMCDYEFTAGSKIRIMPDVHAGKGCTIGTTMTVNDKAVPNIVGVDIGCGMYTINLGKADIDFQKLDEAAHFVPSGMNVWEGRQERFDLTELCCYRSLKNTKRLERSIGTLGGGNHFIEVDEAQDGTKYLVIHTGSRNLGKQVAEIYQQLAIDLNKGKETYFKKRDAIIAEYEAAGRRKEIQSALEDIWWSKKEPTMPEDLCFLYGRYFEDYLHDVEICQRFAKRNREKIAEVLLQRTGMIGSEAFHTIHNYIDIKEMILRKGAIAAHEGEKVLIPINMRDGSVLAVGKGNPEWNNSAPHGAGRIMSRRKAKESLKLEEYKHVMEGIYTTSVNEATLDEAPMAYKSLNDIISVISDAVTVIDVMKPIYNFKACD is encoded by the coding sequence ATGTTTGAAATTAAAGGAAAGATAAATACAGCATTATGTTATGCAAAAGTAGTAGAGGATGAGGCAATAGAGCAGATTAGAAGAATGTGTGATTATGAATTTACAGCAGGAAGTAAAATTCGAATTATGCCAGATGTTCATGCGGGTAAAGGCTGCACAATTGGTACAACTATGACAGTTAATGATAAGGCAGTTCCCAATATTGTAGGTGTAGATATTGGATGTGGTATGTATACTATTAATCTAGGAAAAGCAGATATTGATTTTCAAAAACTTGATGAAGCAGCACATTTTGTACCATCAGGCATGAATGTATGGGAAGGAAGGCAGGAGAGATTTGATCTGACAGAACTTTGCTGTTATAGAAGTTTAAAAAACACTAAACGATTGGAACGAAGCATTGGAACTTTAGGTGGTGGCAATCATTTTATTGAGGTTGATGAGGCACAGGATGGCACAAAATATCTTGTAATACATACTGGCAGTAGAAATCTTGGAAAACAGGTAGCTGAGATTTATCAGCAGCTAGCGATTGATTTGAATAAAGGCAAAGAAACATATTTTAAGAAAAGAGATGCCATTATAGCAGAATATGAGGCAGCAGGAAGACGAAAAGAAATACAGTCAGCGTTAGAAGATATTTGGTGGAGTAAGAAAGAGCCTACAATGCCTGAGGATTTATGTTTCTTGTATGGAAGGTATTTTGAGGATTATTTGCATGATGTGGAAATCTGCCAGAGATTCGCAAAACGTAATCGTGAAAAAATAGCGGAGGTATTACTACAAAGAACTGGAATGATTGGAAGTGAAGCTTTTCATACTATTCATAATTATATTGATATAAAGGAAATGATTTTACGTAAGGGTGCAATTGCAGCACATGAAGGTGAAAAGGTATTGATTCCTATCAATATGAGAGATGGAAGTGTGCTTGCTGTAGGAAAGGGGAATCCAGAGTGGAATAATTCTGCACCACATGGAGCAGGGCGTATTATGTCCAGAAGAAAAGCAAAGGAAAGCTTGAAACTAGAAGAGTACAAACATGTGATGGAAGGAATTTATACAACTTCTGTAAATGAGGCAACTCTAGATGAAGCACCAATGGCATACAAATCTTTGAATGATATTATTAGTGTTATTAGTGATGCTGTAACAGTTATTGATGTAATGAAACCAATATATAATTTTAAGGCTTGCGACTAG